The following are from one region of the Pirellulales bacterium genome:
- the lipA gene encoding lipoyl synthase, with translation MTLLPIVEPSLRPRLPEWLRVQLPAGRAQAAFNVTDGAVHDHALHTVCEEARCPNVHDCWSQGTATFMIAGKSCTRGCRFCSVETLRAPEPPDADEPERLAGACGRLNLDHVVITVVNRDDLPDGGAAHYRACVEAVRRRLPDAGIELLSSDLAGNWEALESLVVGAPLDVFAHNVECVPRLDREVRDPRASFFLSLEVLLRAKELRPDVATKSSLMVGLGETDAEVTAALQELRGAGVDLLTIGQYLAPGKPGTRFLPVARYVPPEQFAAWERESLAMGFRGVAAGPLVRSSYKAGELLAATR, from the coding sequence ATGACTCTGCTTCCAATTGTCGAACCCTCGCTGCGGCCGCGACTGCCTGAATGGCTGCGCGTGCAGCTTCCCGCGGGGCGGGCGCAGGCAGCGTTCAACGTCACCGACGGGGCGGTGCATGACCACGCCCTGCACACCGTGTGCGAGGAGGCCCGGTGTCCGAACGTGCATGACTGTTGGTCGCAGGGGACGGCCACGTTCATGATCGCGGGCAAGAGTTGCACACGCGGCTGCCGATTCTGTTCGGTCGAAACGCTCCGCGCCCCCGAGCCCCCCGACGCCGACGAGCCGGAGCGGCTTGCCGGAGCGTGCGGCCGGCTCAACCTCGACCATGTCGTGATCACCGTGGTCAATCGCGACGACCTGCCCGATGGCGGGGCGGCCCACTACAGGGCGTGCGTCGAGGCGGTCCGCCGTCGGTTGCCGGACGCGGGGATCGAACTGCTTTCCAGCGATCTGGCCGGCAATTGGGAGGCGCTTGAGTCGCTCGTGGTCGGCGCCCCGCTTGACGTCTTCGCCCACAACGTCGAGTGCGTTCCGCGGCTCGATCGCGAGGTCCGCGACCCGCGGGCGAGTTTTTTTCTCAGTCTTGAAGTCCTCCTGCGGGCGAAGGAGCTGCGACCCGACGTCGCCACGAAGAGCAGCCTGATGGTCGGCCTGGGCGAAACCGATGCCGAAGTGACCGCAGCGCTGCAGGAACTTCGCGGAGCCGGCGTCGATCTGTTGACGATCGGCCAGTACTTGGCGCCGGGCAAACCGGGAACTCGATTCCTGCCGGTTGCTCGGTACGTCCCCCCGGAACAGTTCGCTGCGTGGGAACGTGAATCGCTTGCCATGGGATTCCGCGGCGTCGCCGCGGGGCCGCTGGTGCGAAGCAGCTACAAGGCGGGCGAGCTTCTGGCCGCGACTCGATGA
- a CDS encoding GNAT family N-acetyltransferase has translation MNAVYLAAPSGRDCDEFLGAVERSRELHSHWAHPPNAREGFEQYLERLKADRHAGFFVRRQIDDALAGVVNINEIVRGCFCSGYLGYYAFVPYAGQGLMRQGLRLVIDEAFDSLGLHRVEANIQPDNAASIALARRLGFCREGFSPRYLRLEGEWRDHERWALTKENRP, from the coding sequence ATGAACGCCGTGTACCTCGCCGCGCCCTCTGGGCGAGACTGCGACGAATTCTTGGGCGCGGTCGAGCGAAGCCGTGAATTGCATTCCCATTGGGCCCATCCGCCGAACGCCCGAGAGGGGTTTGAGCAGTACTTGGAACGGCTGAAAGCGGATCGCCACGCGGGGTTTTTCGTACGACGCCAGATTGACGACGCACTAGCGGGCGTCGTAAACATCAACGAAATCGTCCGCGGATGCTTTTGCAGCGGCTACTTGGGGTACTACGCTTTCGTCCCGTATGCGGGGCAAGGGCTGATGCGACAGGGCTTGCGTTTGGTCATCGACGAGGCGTTCGACTCGCTCGGGTTGCATCGCGTGGAGGCGAACATCCAGCCCGACAATGCGGCGTCGATTGCGCTGGCAAGAAGACTGGGATTTTGCCGGGAGGGTTTCTCGCCTCGTTATCTGCGACTAGAGGGAGAATGGCGCGACCACGAGCGATGGGCTCTCACTAAAGAGAATCGCCCATGA
- a CDS encoding RNA polymerase subunit sigma-24: MIPLETRGEDTKPERDRFELFMRGSRMSDEQAVELVEKAAADQADADSRLMLLGRCFSSRAHTPESKLAQQELIEWFVTHHPDWPECGTPYMQLHAAINPAGYSKVKKLWLAATKRHSANAQVFGNAANFLQFSEPEEAGVLLEKAELLDPQSPTWSRELGQHYLRLSRGRSQKESRRLATQSLAKLERATELDDGVNARFYALGDLAKTAFLAGKLETATAYAEELLELADKTPRDWNTGNAVHHGNLVLGRIALANGDVEEAKTCLLKTGKTSGSPQLNSFGPNMAMAKELLERGERDVVLEYFELCRKFWPRKELDRWNAAVQAGEVPNFGGNLFY; encoded by the coding sequence ATGATCCCCTTGGAAACTCGCGGCGAAGATACGAAACCTGAACGCGACAGATTCGAGTTGTTCATGCGCGGCAGCCGCATGTCGGACGAACAAGCCGTAGAACTTGTTGAGAAAGCTGCCGCGGATCAAGCGGACGCGGATTCACGTCTCATGCTGCTTGGCCGCTGCTTCAGCAGCCGCGCCCATACCCCAGAATCCAAACTCGCCCAACAGGAACTCATCGAGTGGTTCGTCACGCATCATCCCGACTGGCCCGAGTGCGGGACGCCCTACATGCAACTGCACGCTGCGATCAACCCGGCCGGATACTCCAAAGTCAAGAAGCTCTGGCTCGCAGCGACCAAGCGGCACTCTGCAAACGCCCAGGTCTTCGGCAATGCCGCGAACTTTCTGCAATTCAGCGAGCCCGAGGAAGCAGGAGTTCTCCTGGAGAAAGCGGAATTGCTTGATCCCCAGTCCCCGACTTGGTCTCGTGAACTTGGTCAGCATTATCTTCGTCTATCCAGGGGGCGTTCGCAGAAGGAAAGCCGGCGACTGGCGACACAATCGCTTGCAAAGCTGGAACGGGCGACTGAACTCGACGACGGAGTCAACGCCCGCTTCTACGCCTTGGGCGATCTCGCGAAGACGGCCTTCTTGGCCGGTAAACTCGAAACAGCGACGGCCTACGCCGAAGAATTGCTGGAACTCGCCGACAAGACCCCGCGGGACTGGAACACGGGCAACGCCGTGCATCACGGCAACCTCGTCCTGGGACGCATCGCACTGGCGAACGGCGACGTCGAGGAGGCGAAGACTTGCTTGCTGAAGACCGGCAAGACGTCGGGCTCGCCGCAGCTCAACTCCTTCGGCCCCAACATGGCCATGGCCAAGGAACTGTTGGAAAGAGGCGAACGCGACGTCGTGCTCGAGTACTTCGAACTCTGTCGCAAGTTTTGGCCGCGAAAGGAGCTTGACCGGTGGAACGCCGCCGTACAGGCAGGAGAAGTCCCGAACTTTGGCGGAAATCTGTTCTATTGA
- a CDS encoding ABC transporter ATP-binding protein — MISPRRPAIQVDRLHRYFGETKAVQNMSFEVYPGEVFGYIGPNGAGKTTSMRIIATLDEPTSGDAFVDGFSVVDDPERVRKRLGFMPDYFGAYHDVNVREYLDFFARAYGLRGPQRNAAIDRVMEFTMLDRLARKPIDGLSKGMKQRLCLGRTMIHDPAVLILDEPAAGLDPRARIELREMIDALAQAGKAVLISSHILTELAEICDRVGIIEQGRLLAVGSVEEISAAAVESVSRVRVRVLEDDDGLRRWLAAREDVSQVLYADGQFTLNHEGGPAEQAELLKQLVAAEFRVIEFASKTKTLEDVFLHVTEGRVQ; from the coding sequence ATGATTAGCCCGCGTCGTCCGGCCATTCAAGTCGATCGCCTCCACCGCTATTTTGGCGAGACCAAAGCGGTGCAGAATATGAGCTTCGAGGTCTACCCGGGGGAGGTGTTCGGATACATCGGCCCCAACGGCGCCGGCAAGACGACCAGCATGCGGATCATCGCGACGCTCGACGAGCCGACCTCCGGCGACGCGTTCGTCGACGGATTCTCGGTGGTCGACGATCCCGAGCGAGTCCGCAAGCGGTTGGGGTTCATGCCCGATTACTTCGGCGCCTATCACGACGTCAACGTTCGCGAGTATCTCGACTTCTTCGCCCGGGCGTACGGGTTGCGGGGGCCGCAGCGCAACGCGGCGATTGACCGGGTCATGGAGTTCACCATGCTCGACCGGCTGGCGCGGAAGCCGATCGACGGGCTCTCGAAGGGAATGAAGCAGCGGCTCTGTCTGGGCCGAACGATGATTCACGACCCGGCCGTGCTGATTCTCGACGAACCGGCCGCGGGGCTCGATCCGCGAGCTCGGATCGAGTTGCGGGAAATGATCGACGCGCTGGCTCAGGCGGGCAAGGCGGTGCTGATCAGCTCGCACATCCTCACCGAATTGGCCGAGATCTGCGATCGCGTCGGGATCATCGAGCAAGGACGGTTGTTGGCCGTCGGAAGCGTCGAGGAGATCAGCGCCGCGGCGGTCGAATCGGTCAGCCGCGTGCGGGTTCGCGTGCTTGAGGACGACGACGGACTGCGGCGCTGGCTTGCAGCCCGCGAGGACGTGTCGCAGGTGCTGTACGCCGACGGTCAGTTCACCCTGAATCATGAAGGGGGTCCGGCCGAGCAGGCGGAACTGCTGAAACAGCTCGTCGCCGCGGAGTTCCGGGTCATCGAGTTCGCCAGCAAGACCAAGACGCTCGAGGACGTGTTTCTGCACGTCACGGAGGGCCGGGTGCAATGA
- a CDS encoding type II secretion system protein GspD: MASTPARPKVALSEALQQKGDLKLRNSTIEAALFTISEIWGVNLVTGKSIEGTVNCDFKQATLREVLDSILLANGYSYRPVGDSLVVQMVADVGSANPLFTSTTIPIRYGTLTEITEAAQLLKSAQGQIRALDSARSLLIVDYEDRVKSIVAFVQRMEESAAAAAGGTPSAVANQLEVVYFHTQYIPAENARPALQAVLSMQGRVAVMPSENRLLVVDYPRNIEMARNVLDRVDRPRPQVKITALIYDLSLQDVEQLGLNWGSAAKGNSLQADGTPSQALQFDTTTLEPFVSATNPGGALTVRSLTRNFDITSVLQLLQSANDARLLANPNVVVLDNEQAEMKSVSEIPYQQITQSELGGQIGTTAFKPAGITLRVRPLIAGDGTIELIAEPEYSRLAGFTPGDNQPIIDTRSTTTRVRVANKQTIVISGLRHRSDTGEFKGIPFLKDVKYVGALFRSRNTDVRESELIVFIQPEIVGYDDQNSPREFAARDTIECRLERIPYAEGCGPLGCADEQIMPLPPVEDAAPGQYSPGPVTSTATSESKLRPGFSDRYRANAAGEAQRRNLVPPSPVRQAKQSSWWSRTFGK, from the coding sequence GTGGCGTCGACGCCGGCACGGCCCAAGGTCGCGCTCTCCGAGGCGCTGCAGCAGAAGGGAGACCTCAAACTCCGCAACTCGACGATCGAAGCGGCCCTGTTCACGATCAGCGAGATCTGGGGGGTCAACCTCGTTACCGGCAAGTCGATCGAAGGGACCGTCAACTGCGATTTCAAGCAGGCGACCCTCCGCGAGGTGCTTGATTCGATCCTGCTGGCCAACGGCTACAGCTATCGCCCGGTGGGCGATAGCCTTGTCGTTCAGATGGTCGCTGACGTGGGGAGCGCCAATCCGCTGTTCACCTCCACGACGATCCCGATTCGCTACGGCACGCTCACTGAGATCACCGAGGCGGCGCAACTGCTCAAGAGCGCCCAGGGACAGATCCGGGCGCTCGACTCGGCCCGCAGCCTGCTGATCGTCGACTACGAAGATCGCGTGAAGTCGATCGTCGCCTTCGTCCAGCGGATGGAGGAATCCGCCGCCGCCGCGGCCGGGGGGACCCCCAGCGCCGTGGCGAACCAGTTGGAAGTCGTCTACTTCCACACGCAATACATCCCCGCGGAGAACGCCCGGCCTGCGCTGCAAGCGGTTCTCAGCATGCAAGGCCGGGTCGCGGTGATGCCCAGCGAAAACCGCCTGCTGGTGGTCGACTATCCCCGCAATATCGAGATGGCCCGCAACGTGCTCGATCGGGTTGACCGCCCGCGGCCCCAGGTGAAGATCACGGCGCTGATCTACGATCTCAGTCTGCAGGACGTCGAGCAACTCGGCTTGAACTGGGGAAGCGCCGCAAAAGGCAACTCGTTGCAAGCGGACGGGACGCCCAGCCAGGCGCTTCAATTCGACACGACGACCCTGGAGCCGTTCGTATCGGCCACGAACCCCGGCGGCGCGCTGACGGTTCGCAGCTTGACTCGCAATTTCGACATCACCTCGGTCCTTCAACTGCTGCAAAGCGCCAACGACGCGCGGTTGTTGGCCAACCCCAACGTCGTCGTCCTCGACAACGAACAGGCGGAGATGAAGAGCGTGTCGGAAATTCCCTACCAGCAGATCACCCAGTCGGAACTCGGCGGCCAGATCGGCACGACCGCGTTCAAACCAGCCGGCATCACGCTGCGGGTCCGCCCGCTGATCGCCGGGGACGGCACGATCGAATTGATCGCAGAGCCGGAGTACAGCCGCCTCGCCGGCTTCACCCCCGGCGACAATCAGCCGATCATCGACACCCGCAGCACGACCACTCGGGTGCGCGTCGCCAACAAACAAACGATCGTCATCAGCGGTCTCCGCCATCGCAGCGACACGGGCGAATTCAAAGGCATCCCCTTTCTCAAGGACGTGAAATACGTCGGCGCCTTGTTCCGATCGCGCAACACGGACGTCCGTGAAAGCGAACTGATCGTGTTCATTCAGCCCGAGATTGTCGGCTACGACGACCAGAATAGCCCCCGCGAATTTGCCGCCCGTGACACGATCGAGTGCCGGCTTGAACGCATCCCCTACGCCGAAGGGTGCGGCCCGCTCGGCTGCGCGGACGAGCAAATCATGCCCTTGCCGCCGGTCGAGGACGCGGCGCCGGGCCAGTACTCTCCTGGACCCGTCACGAGCACCGCGACGTCGGAGTCCAAGCTCCGCCCCGGCTTCTCCGACCGATACCGCGCCAACGCCGCGGGCGAAGCTCAGCGGCGAAATCTCGTTCCCCCCAGCCCCGTGCGCCAGGCAAAGCAGTCCAGTTGGTGGAGCCGCACCTTCGGCAAGTAA
- a CDS encoding prepilin-type N-terminal cleavage/methylation domain-containing protein, whose product MPRIPDHRRAGFSLVELIVATAMLAALTTTSVALLRTGQSAWKSHRDEYSVRESALSVLRHVTRKVRQAIRVADVSDESTSSGTLTLVMSDNARLVYAHNNGNSQALYGVTTASNLLAPQIKTFRFAGLKANGSTATTEPDLVHAVRCTVTYDVSRPGGTTTETVSCIAWLRSW is encoded by the coding sequence GTGCCCCGAATTCCTGATCATCGTCGAGCTGGGTTCTCCCTGGTCGAACTCATCGTCGCGACGGCCATGTTGGCCGCGTTGACGACGACCAGCGTCGCCCTGCTGCGCACCGGGCAAAGCGCCTGGAAGTCGCACCGCGACGAATATTCGGTGCGCGAGTCGGCCCTCTCGGTCCTCAGGCACGTCACCCGCAAGGTGCGGCAGGCGATTCGCGTCGCCGACGTCTCGGACGAATCGACGTCCTCGGGCACGCTGACGCTCGTGATGAGCGACAACGCACGGCTGGTTTACGCGCACAACAATGGAAACTCGCAGGCGTTGTACGGCGTCACGACCGCCTCGAACCTGCTGGCCCCGCAGATCAAGACGTTTCGGTTCGCCGGTCTCAAAGCAAACGGTTCGACCGCCACGACCGAGCCGGATCTGGTCCATGCCGTTCGTTGCACCGTCACGTACGACGTGTCGCGCCCCGGCGGTACGACGACCGAGACCGTGTCGTGCATCGCTTGGCTCCGCTCCTGGTAA
- a CDS encoding prepilin-type N-terminal cleavage/methylation domain-containing protein yields MGRVDTNLTKARRPPGRRAFSLVELLAVLAIIGLVTAASFGRFGSRTVESVQAETYVRKLAVDLRHARRRTIATGDNHFLALTLASGKVASYVLTQRASGGDVAVDAPRATPAGVDVTASSSQLEFDFDGSALGAYSVAVSGPARSWTLSVAAATGAVQVAETTP; encoded by the coding sequence ATGGGAAGAGTCGATACGAACTTGACGAAGGCACGGCGTCCCCCGGGGCGCCGTGCCTTCAGTCTTGTCGAGTTGTTGGCAGTGCTGGCGATCATCGGGCTGGTCACGGCCGCCAGCTTCGGCAGGTTCGGCAGTCGGACGGTCGAGTCCGTGCAGGCCGAGACCTACGTTCGCAAGCTGGCCGTCGATTTGCGGCACGCCCGCCGCCGCACCATCGCCACCGGCGACAATCACTTCTTGGCGCTGACGCTCGCCAGCGGCAAGGTCGCCAGTTACGTGCTGACTCAGCGGGCCTCAGGAGGAGACGTCGCCGTCGACGCACCGCGAGCCACCCCCGCCGGGGTCGACGTCACCGCGAGCAGTTCGCAGCTCGAGTTCGACTTCGACGGCTCGGCCTTGGGGGCCTATTCGGTCGCCGTCAGCGGGCCCGCACGCTCGTGGACCCTTTCGGTGGCCGCGGCCACGGGCGCCGTGCAAGTCGCCGAAACGACCCCCTGA
- a CDS encoding prepilin-type N-terminal cleavage/methylation domain-containing protein, translating to MNVLQKKKRRGFSLLELLAVVTIMGIIAAIIVPRVTVSTTTAKQKVRDHHKATINAAVERYYMDTGSWPADNLSDIAGNTNYFPEGLPADPVTNSAYSLNSTTHRVN from the coding sequence ATGAACGTGCTGCAAAAGAAAAAGCGGCGCGGCTTCTCGCTGCTCGAACTGCTCGCTGTGGTGACCATCATGGGCATCATCGCCGCAATCATCGTGCCGCGCGTCACCGTTTCGACGACGACTGCCAAGCAAAAAGTCCGCGACCACCACAAGGCGACCATCAACGCCGCGGTCGAGCGGTATTACATGGACACTGGGTCGTGGCCCGCCGACAACCTATCCGATATCGCCGGGAACACGAACTACTTCCCTGAGGGCCTCCCCGCCGACCCGGTCACGAACAGCGCCTACAGCCTCAACAGCACCACGCACCGCGTGAACTAG
- a CDS encoding prepilin-type N-terminal cleavage/methylation domain-containing protein → MMFASGAPRRSVALFIARTKRGASLLELMAVLVLLAIVVALAVTRATSGADAGKRAGCQTNVGDIEIQAELWMRNTGAWPAGNLSNIGGDLDYFPSGLPTCPVDGSAYTIDSSGRVTGHAH, encoded by the coding sequence ATGATGTTCGCCTCTGGCGCTCCGCGACGTTCCGTCGCTCTGTTCATCGCCCGCACAAAGCGCGGGGCATCGCTGCTGGAGCTCATGGCCGTGCTTGTCCTGCTGGCCATCGTCGTGGCGCTGGCCGTAACGCGAGCCACGAGCGGCGCCGACGCCGGGAAACGGGCCGGCTGCCAGACGAACGTCGGCGACATCGAGATCCAGGCTGAGCTTTGGATGAGAAACACGGGGGCTTGGCCTGCCGGCAATTTGTCAAACATCGGCGGCGACCTCGACTATTTCCCCAGCGGCCTGCCAACCTGTCCGGTCGACGGTTCCGCGTACACGATCGACAGTTCCGGCCGCGTGACGGGACACGCTCATTGA
- a CDS encoding type II secretion system F family protein has translation MARRKRLALAAEAPGAWGGLSSLLVSKRLFAPRKQAAPQKFKPHEATFLLRNLATLIGNGVPLPRALATLAKEESLAGHRTTLETLHRKVESGSPFSSALAEFPEMFDRLIVSQIRLGERSGTLADTLKHLAENRDKSRQLRQQVVKKLAYPALLMVLGSGLVGFLMMYVIPVFEQTYADAKVPLPLITQVMIFAGSMVRQYVLYVLAAGIVAALVFRHLRSNVVTAARIDKVLLDAPLVGDWLRDMAVLQMMDALHSLMAAGFTLMEALRHTADAVNNRAMRKGVLDLQAAVQRGERFSREIEKHENLFPPIVYQLVVVGESTGLLVKATNEICEHLRREIERRTSLMVGVLEPVLTITLAGAISVILLAIYLPMFDMINTVK, from the coding sequence ATGGCTCGACGTAAGCGACTCGCCCTGGCTGCCGAAGCTCCCGGAGCGTGGGGAGGTCTTTCCTCGCTGCTGGTGAGCAAGCGCCTGTTCGCGCCGCGCAAGCAAGCCGCGCCTCAGAAATTCAAGCCGCACGAAGCGACCTTTCTGCTCCGCAATCTCGCGACCTTGATCGGCAACGGCGTGCCGTTGCCGCGGGCGTTGGCGACCTTGGCCAAGGAAGAATCGCTCGCCGGGCATCGCACCACGCTCGAGACGCTCCACCGTAAAGTCGAATCGGGCTCCCCCTTCAGTTCGGCCTTGGCCGAATTTCCCGAGATGTTCGATCGGCTGATCGTCAGCCAGATCCGTCTTGGCGAGCGATCGGGCACGCTCGCCGACACGTTGAAGCACCTCGCCGAGAACCGCGACAAGTCTCGGCAACTCCGCCAGCAGGTCGTCAAGAAGCTCGCCTATCCGGCTCTGCTGATGGTCCTCGGGAGCGGGCTCGTCGGGTTTCTGATGATGTACGTCATCCCCGTCTTCGAGCAGACCTACGCCGACGCCAAGGTCCCGTTGCCGCTGATCACGCAAGTCATGATCTTTGCCGGCTCGATGGTCCGGCAATATGTCCTCTACGTTCTCGCCGCGGGCATTGTCGCCGCGCTGGTTTTCCGACACTTGCGCAGCAACGTCGTCACGGCTGCGCGCATCGACAAGGTCTTGCTCGACGCTCCCCTCGTCGGCGATTGGCTGCGCGACATGGCCGTGCTGCAGATGATGGACGCGCTCCACAGCCTCATGGCCGCGGGGTTTACGCTGATGGAAGCTCTACGGCACACCGCGGACGCCGTCAACAACCGAGCGATGCGCAAGGGGGTGCTCGACCTGCAAGCGGCCGTCCAACGGGGCGAACGGTTCAGCCGCGAAATCGAAAAACACGAAAACCTGTTCCCCCCCATCGTCTACCAGTTGGTGGTGGTCGGCGAAAGCACGGGCCTGCTCGTCAAGGCGACCAACGAAATCTGCGAGCACCTGCGGCGTGAAATCGAGCGGCGGACCAGCCTCATGGTCGGCGTGCTCGAACCGGTGCTCACCATCACGCTCGCCGGGGCGATCTCGGTCATTCTGTTGGCGATTTACCTCCCCATGTTCGACATGATCAATACGGTGAAATGA
- the tadA gene encoding Flp pilus assembly complex ATPase component TadA produces the protein MARLGDILVSKGWITSAQLDSALAAQGDEKGLLGSLLIRRGLVTADQLGEALSEQYGVPFLEIIPEGINPQVVRLLPESLARSRRMAPVSVHSRSLQLAMLAPDDMDAIGEAELITGYHIEPVVSLGEGIDAVLDRGFDDRVVARQTVVDMKMADLEAAEHAIGDDAPTELTLEEDQAPVVRLVRAILMGAINAGSSDIHLEPHEPEMRVRYRVDGSLQSVMTIPRHIEEPVVARIKVMADMDTTENRRPQDGQLAVHEAGARVNFRVSTIPTVGGEKVVMRLLDEGSRSFHLEEIGLPKRDIELVQKLIDKPHGMIVVTGPTGSGKSTTMYAVLSKLNSVSRNIVTVEDPVEYRLPGVNQVHSDSEHGLGFANALKYIMRQDPDVIMVGEIRDHETAATAVQAALTGHLLISTLHTNDAVGTISRLNDLGIDHFKIGGALLGSIAQRLLRSICPHCKEPVAPSEHYLTALRVSPEVAANADFYRGRGCKKCLGTGYMGRIPALEVMVVTPRMSQAIEKGLPTTKLRELALEEGMVDLRTAGLEQALAGRTSLEEVFYKVSG, from the coding sequence ATGGCCCGTCTCGGCGACATCCTGGTTTCCAAAGGCTGGATCACCTCAGCCCAGTTGGACAGCGCGCTCGCCGCCCAAGGAGACGAGAAGGGGCTGCTCGGTTCACTGCTCATCCGCCGCGGCTTGGTCACGGCCGATCAACTGGGCGAAGCGCTGTCCGAACAGTACGGCGTGCCTTTCCTGGAAATCATCCCCGAAGGGATCAACCCGCAGGTCGTCCGGTTGCTGCCGGAAAGTCTCGCCCGTTCGCGCCGTATGGCGCCGGTGAGCGTGCATAGTCGCTCGCTGCAACTGGCCATGCTGGCGCCCGACGACATGGACGCGATCGGCGAAGCGGAGTTGATCACCGGCTACCACATCGAACCGGTCGTGTCCCTAGGAGAGGGGATCGACGCCGTGCTCGATCGCGGTTTCGACGACCGGGTGGTCGCGCGTCAAACGGTCGTCGACATGAAGATGGCCGACCTGGAGGCGGCCGAGCACGCGATCGGCGACGACGCCCCGACCGAACTCACGCTGGAAGAGGATCAGGCGCCAGTCGTGCGGTTGGTCCGCGCCATCCTCATGGGCGCCATCAACGCGGGGTCCAGCGACATCCATCTCGAACCCCACGAACCCGAAATGCGGGTGCGGTACCGGGTCGACGGGTCGCTGCAGTCGGTCATGACGATCCCCCGGCACATCGAGGAACCGGTCGTGGCCCGCATCAAGGTCATGGCCGACATGGACACGACCGAAAACCGCCGTCCGCAAGACGGTCAGCTCGCCGTTCACGAGGCGGGCGCCCGCGTCAATTTTCGCGTCAGCACGATCCCCACCGTCGGCGGCGAAAAGGTCGTGATGCGGCTCCTGGACGAAGGGAGTCGCTCGTTCCACCTCGAAGAAATCGGCCTGCCGAAACGCGACATCGAGCTCGTCCAGAAGCTGATCGACAAGCCCCACGGCATGATCGTCGTCACCGGGCCGACCGGCTCGGGCAAGAGCACGACCATGTACGCGGTCCTCTCGAAGCTCAACTCGGTAAGTCGCAACATCGTCACCGTCGAGGACCCGGTCGAATACCGCCTCCCGGGGGTCAACCAGGTCCACTCCGACAGCGAACACGGGCTCGGCTTCGCCAACGCCCTCAAGTACATCATGCGCCAGGATCCCGACGTCATCATGGTCGGCGAAATCCGCGACCACGAAACGGCGGCGACCGCGGTTCAGGCGGCCCTCACCGGGCACCTGCTGATCAGCACGCTCCACACCAACGACGCCGTCGGCACGATCAGCCGGTTGAACGACCTGGGGATCGATCACTTCAAGATCGGCGGCGCCTTGTTGGGATCGATCGCGCAGCGGCTGTTGCGCTCGATCTGCCCTCACTGCAAGGAACCTGTCGCTCCCAGCGAGCACTACCTGACCGCCTTGCGTGTCAGTCCCGAAGTCGCCGCCAACGCCGACTTCTACCGCGGTCGCGGCTGCAAGAAGTGCCTCGGCACCGGTTACATGGGTCGCATCCCGGCGCTCGAGGTGATGGTCGTCACCCCCAGAATGTCGCAAGCAATCGAAAAGGGCCTGCCCACCACCAAGCTGCGCGAACTGGCGCTCGAGGAAGGCATGGTCGATCTCCGCACCGCGGGCCTGGAACAAGCCCTCGCCGGGCGAACCTCGCTGGAGGAGGTGTTTTACAAGGTCTCCGGATAA
- a CDS encoding response regulator, whose product MQRLHSNILLLEEEPTLMQITAFRLELLGHVVHAVDSAAQGLKWLETNEPGLIAVGQVSDVDPVELLNRISDDTRTSDVPLVFMSANSDLSEVQRAFNAGADEYLVTPYDPLVLERKVEGLLAVSASVKRK is encoded by the coding sequence ATGCAACGACTCCACAGCAACATCCTGCTGCTCGAAGAAGAGCCGACCCTGATGCAGATCACGGCGTTTCGGCTGGAACTGCTCGGCCATGTCGTGCATGCCGTCGATTCGGCGGCCCAGGGGTTGAAGTGGCTGGAAACCAACGAGCCAGGGCTAATCGCCGTCGGGCAAGTCTCTGACGTCGACCCGGTGGAATTGCTCAACCGTATCAGCGACGACACCCGCACCAGCGACGTGCCCCTGGTATTTATGTCAGCCAACTCCGATCTCAGCGAAGTTCAACGAGCGTTCAACGCTGGCGCCGACGAGTACTTGGTCACCCCGTACGACCCGTTGGTATTGGAGCGAAAAGTCGAGGGGCTCTTGGCCGTCTCGGCCTCGGTCAAGCGCAAGTAA